GACCTCTACAGACATGAGCCGTCCCATGGGCAGCCCTGGGAATGGCACAGCCAGTCCCCAAGCACAAGGCCCCACATCCCCACAGCCCACCCCCACGCCCTCACCCACGGCACCTAGGCCCACCCCCACGCCCTCACCCACGGCCCCGGAGTCCACCCCCACACCCTCACCTACGACCCCGGAGcccacccccactccctcacCCACGACCCCGGAGcccacccccactccctcacCCACGACCCTGGAGCCCacgcccactcccactccctcacCCACGACCCCAgagcccacccccactcccaccagcTCTTCTTTGCTGCCTTCTACAGCAGTGACAACCACCAAGCCACACAGCAAGGAGCCAACCAGCGGTGCTGTTCCAGCACCTAGCACCCAGCTGACCCCTCAGGTGCAGAccacacccccccaccccacatcGCCTGGTGGGCCAGCCACCGCTCGGACGTCAGAGCAGGTGGAGACTAAAGCCACGGccagttccagctccagctcagggGTCTCACCGCCACTGCCGGCCACAGACTCATGCCCACCCAGCACGCGGGGCCCATACTTGGTGGTCACCACGAGGCCGCTGACCCCTTTGCCCGTCAACAAAGCCATCCTACTGGTGGTGCTCATGCTGGGTGTGGCCCTGTTTGTCTCCGTCCTGGTCCTGTTTGCCCTGCAGGCCTACGAGAGCTACCGGAAGAAGGACTACACGCAGGTGGACTACCTGATCAACGGCATGTATGCTGACTCAGAGATGTGAGAAGCCGGGGCCGTGGCTGCACGACGTGCCGCCCAGAATCCCGAGCTGCAACCTAGGGGGTCGGGCCAGACACTCCGACGCACTCACCTGTCAGCACGGCCGAGAGAGAGTTGCTGCtttgtttttgatatttatttttgtaaagtcaCACAGCGAGGAGCAACTGGGGACTGCTGCCACAGGTCACCGCCTTTGGTCCCCGCGGGGAGTAAAGTGACGCTGTCTTCCAATCAGTGTGTCCGTGTCTGCGTGTCCTGTCCACAGCCACTCCCTGTGGTACctcatatttacttttttttttttttaatttatttttattagaaagtcagatatacagagaggaggagagacagagaggaagatcttccatccattgattcactccccaagtgagccgcaacggctggtgctgtgcatggatccgaagcctggagccaggaacctcttcccggtctcccacacggttgcagtgtcccaaggctttgggccatcctcgactgcttgcccgggacacaagcagggagctggatgggaagtggagctgctgggattagaaccggcgcccatatgggatcccagggtgttcaaggcgaggactttagccgctaggccatgccgccggatcccctcatatttactttttaaagatttatttttattgggaaggcagacatacacagagaaggagagacagacagctggctcactccccaagtggcccagtggccaaagctgcaccaatctggagccaggagcctcttcccggtctcccacgcgggtgcagggtcccaaggctttgggctgtcctcaactgctttcccaggccacaagcagggagctggatgggaagtggagctgccgggatacgaactggcacccatacaggatcctggcacatacaaggcaaggactttagccactagactattgcgctGAAACCCCCAtgatttttaagctttatttccgTCCTGCTGGCTCAGTGCCCAGACACCCGCTAACAATCAAGGCCAACCCAGGCTGAGGATTGGAGCCAAAACCTTCCGTCCCAGTCGCCCACGCGGGTAGTAGGGGCCCACAGGCTTGTCGCATCTGCCCGccgcagctggatcagaagtgggctaGATGGAAGTCgaagcaggtgctgtggtccGGGCTGCGGGCACTCTGCCTTTGGGAGGGCAGGAGTCGGGGTTCTGTCAGCATTCAGCTTGACGTCGCCCTGAGGTGCCCCCTGTTCCAGCACTTCCTGGGGCCTCCCGTGATGCCCACATCCGCCCAGGCACTCGAAAGGTGAGACCCCCTGGCCATCTGCCTCCGAGCTCTGGCATGGTTGTGAAGGAACGGGGACCCAACATGGCTGGCAGAATCCCCGCAGCCCTTGCCGCCAAGGAGGCGGGGCGGTTACTGCTAGCACACGGGGCCCAAGTGAGCCTCCCTTAGCAGGTCCCCATGCCAGgcctctgagccatcatgctgtgtGTGAGCCAGCCCCAGTGCCCGTGCTAAGCACCCATACCTCGCTGAACCCCAGCTGGGCAGTACCACCATCCCATGCTCGCCACAGGACCACCAAGGCACAGAGGTCAGTCACCCACCCAGAGCCAGGGCCAAGGgtagttttcactttttttttttttttttttttttaagatttatgttggttcactccgcagacaGCCGcggtggccatggctgggccaggtggaagacgGGAGAACTCcgcccgggtctcccatgtgggtgccagcacacaagcacttgggctgtcttccaccactctcccaggcacattagcagggagctggattgaagtggagcagccggggcttgaaccGGTGCTCACACAGGATGCCATCTCCTAGAGTCAGGGCCATAGCCTCATTCTAGCACCGTGGTCCCTTCTGTCGTttgcctgggccaggctgtaccATCTGGCTGTCCTCTGGCCACCTGCCCACTCGGCCGCAGGAGCCAATAAGCCGTCACAAGGCAGGAGCACCTTGCAAGGCTGTGTTCCCAGGGTGGGTCTGGAAAGTGGTGGAATGTTCTGGAACTCAGCTTCTCcatctgggaggcagagagacagaacaatctgCTGTTGCCAATGTACTCGGGAGTGCCCAGCCCAAGCTGAGGCCAGGGAGTTGATGGCAGCTGTAAAATGCTGTCACTAGGACCACGGCTTCCCCTCCCAGAGCCTTCCCACCCTGTGGGGGGCTGTTGCCCAGCCTCCGATGGCTTCCATCACCTCCACAAAGGAATTCGCATGTTCTGGACCAGGAAACAGGACGGGGGAGTCCCAGGCTGTCTGAGCTAGAGACACAGTTcgcctcctgactcctgacttgctCAGCCACTATGCTCTGGTGGTGGCCGGCAGCTGGTTGGTTAGAGTCCCCTGCAGCTCTTCCCAACACGGGAAGACAAGTGAGGAGCCTACATTTTCAACTTTTCAATATTAGAAGGAAATACCTTGGCCCGGCGCGATactgtagcagctaaagtcctcgcctcgcacgcgccaggatcccatataggcacccgttctaatcccggaggccccacttcccatcctgctccctgcttgtggcctgggagagcagttgaggacggcccaaagcctcgggaccctgtgcccatgtgggagacccgaaagaagctcctggctttggattggctcagtaccggccattgcagctgcttggggtgtgaaccatcagacggaagatcttcctctctgtatatctgtctttccaataaaaataaaataaatcttaaaaaaaaaaagaaagaaagaaaatacccaagACAAGCTACGTCGGAGGGAATGGGCTCATTTGTTCCTGTTTGTGAGGTCCAAATCCAGTGGTTCGGCTTCTGGAGAGGGCAGCGGGGAGAGGCTGGCCGTGCAGGGATGCGTGTgggagtccaggctgctgcagcagAGGAACTGCCCTGGACCAAGGCTGGGCGTGGGCGGGCCTGACCCTGTGACCTACGGGCCTCCCAGCAGGCCCCGCCTCCTCCCAGGAGCACCACCCAGCCTCCAAACCCGGGTCTGGGAGCACAGTCATGGCAGCTGGGGAGTCCTCTCGGCCCGTGGGCGCCTTGCTCCTCCTGGGAGGTGAGACCACCCCCCACGCCTGCACCTTGCAGCTTGGGGCCAGCGTCCGTCAGCAGGTGCACTGTCCCCTCTCGAGCAGGTGTCCCAAGAGAGAGTAGCGGCCCCATACTTCTCTCCTTAGGGACCCCGTTGCCGGCCACCCCAAGGCCAAGCTCAGAATGGACCCCCAGAAGGTCTGCCTGGCCGTGTCACCCAGCCCAGCCGAGCTGTGGACCTGGACTTGGGTCCCATCAGCAACCCTCAGTGTACTTGTCATCCATGGGTCCACCTgcccactccagctcccagcccaaccctggccatccaTGTCCCTGCTGCCAGGGACCAAGCTGTGCCTTGCTCCTCCCCGTCCAGGAGCTCACAGAGGGACCCTCCTGAGCGTTCATGGGAAGGGCGCCCATCCCTTCATGTGGGAGAAGACAGCAGAAAGGCGGGGGTGCTGGCCCCATCCTCCACTGGGCTGACTTTCTCCATCCCGCAGCAGACAGGGCCCGGGCAGAGGAAGGTCATGCGTGCCCCCTGGCGGCCGGTCGCCGCgatgcccagcctggctcccccaGCTCTGGTgtgcaccagtgggagcagtggccggGGAGGGGAGCCCCCTGCAATCCCCCCTACCATGCTTGCACCCACCCtcagggtctcacatgtgctggtgggtgctgtggccttctTAAGGGAAACCAAGGGAGCCGTTCGTGACTGTGTGAGAAGGTGGGTGAATGTGCATGGGTGTGTGAACTGTGTGTGTGACTTCAAGTGTGAAGGTGTATGAACATGACCCAAGGCCTCGGTCCATCCTCGGCTACTTATCGGGCATACAGGACTCGAACCGGAAATGAAGGCTGGCGCCACAGACACAGGCTGACTGTGCTGCTCCGCTGCTTTACCACCAAGccgttgttattattattttatttaaagatttatttagttttgggcacggcgcgatagtgtagcggtttaaagcctcgccttgaacgggccaggatcacatatgggcgccggttctaatcctggcagtcccgcttcccatccagctccctgcttgtggcctgggaaagcagtcgaggacggcccaaagccttgggaccctgcacctgtgtgggagacctggaagaggttcctggctttggattggctcagcaccagccgttgcgcccgcttggggagtgaaccatcgtacggaagatctttctccctgtctctcctctctgtatatccgcttttccaataaaaaaataaataaaacttaaaaaaaaaacaagacttattgggcccagcaccgtggcctagcagctaaagtcctcgccttgaacgcgccgggatcccatatgggcgccggttctaatcccggcagctccacttcccatccagctccctgcttgtggcctgggaaagcagttgaggatggcccaaagccttaggaccctgcacccgtgtgagagacctggaggaggttcctggctcagttcaggctgttgcagccacttggggagtgagtcagtggatggaagatctttctccatctcctcctctctgtctatctgacttcccattaaaaataaataagttttttttaaggcagatttaaagagagataGTGTGCTGGGGGTACTTGCATCTACCCATTGACACCCTAGATGGCCCTGGGGGCATTGCGCTATgccaggggaagccaggagcttcctctgggtctcccatgtgtgggcACAGGTCGAAGCACCTGCACCATGCTCTGCCAGAACTTCAActagtgctcaaatgggatggcAGCAGCTGAGGCACTAGCTTAGCCCACTGGGTCTGCACACAGGCCCGTCCTACCCAGTTCCTTAGCCATTTGGTGCCACACCAAGAAGGCTGGGAGTGTGGGATTCTGCCcgcagggagcctgatggagaGGACTCTGCACCTCAAGCTGGGCTTGCCAGTCCCCAGTGAGCAGCCAGCTGGCGGCCAGCTGCTGCCTCGGGCCtctggcacactggctgccctcTAGGACACCAGCACTAAGCTGGGCTGCATTGATcgctgttgtgggctaaggagttgattagcactcctTGGGCTGGGCAGGAATAGGAAccgggcttgtagctaaaaacacctggactaattggactcatctgtacccaatacCCCACTAAATGAGGAGGGGgggagagtatataaggagagaaggagcaataaagggagacttcacaagacttccaccatcactggtctcctgtcggtgcttcatccccagaccctctccgtgtccacattactggctctctGGCCGGAGCAAATGGCGCCTAATGTGGGGCacggcacgagggacaatctgaggggcCCCTGGACCTacgaaggtaagtttagaattaaaaTTTCGCATgggcataagtgatttcatccccagaccctctccccatcctggggcacgagggatagtctgagggaccccagaaatccaGAGACAagcttagaattaaatattttgcaggggcataagtaaaatttatcatgggccaagaactcgctaaagtgcagatgattaagggaatctgagatctgctccagtcacaaggcaccgacatTAAGCTTAGGGCCTTGCAGAAATTCCTTGAAACTGTCTGTGACGTGTCCCCCTGGGTTGCTCTCCTTGCAGCCTCCTTTTTCCTCTGGTGCTTGGTAAAAAAATGCTTTGTCATCCCCTCAAGCGGTGGTGCAACCCTTCCTTCAAAAATTATCAGTAAGAAGGATAATTTCTTATGCAAAGCAGAGTAAGAAGACAGAAgggaccccaaaccagggtaaaaaaggagaaggaaccccagaccaaagtctggagaaactgcATGAAGATTCGatgtcctcttctgaggaggaaggggaagaggatggaCGTGAGTCTTCCAAGGCTCCTCCACCCGTAGAGGATATGCCCACAAAGCGTGTGCCGAGCAAAAATCGCTTTGGCCAGGCATGGAGCCCTCTGCGCCGCCTGTGCCATCGGTGCCATTGAGTCTGGGCACAGCTGTGAAAGGTTTATGGTAACaacttcagcttctctttcttcagttgaggcaggattAACTATAGCCCCAGACAAAATGCAACTTGTTTCTCcgtttaattatttgggattcaactttttcagaattgtattaaccCCCCCCCAAATTTCCATAGCCCAGATGTTTTTAGCCATCTTTAAGAAGGcatcaagaattcaaaagtttcaaattctagggcttcccttggtattcttacgaggcctcaagagtGCCAACGGATTTATCTTCCATTTTGTGGATACAGTTAATCAAGTTGATTGAAGTATATTAAGATTATttgcaaatggacgtgacacacatcccagagcttgggacactaaagtatgtgcatgtcactatcaatacttgttctggatttattctaGCCACTCCTCAGGCAGGGGAACAAGTCAGGCACGCTCTGGCCCATTGCTATGcgtgtttttccatcttgggaactcccaaagttattaaaactgataatgaCACTTGCTATGCCAGCAGTAAGTTTtctgattttgctgcctcccacatatacaactaattacaggtattccctataatcctcaaggacaaggtattgtggaacgtgccaaccgtactgttaaggattaccttattaaaacaaaaagggggagtatgGCATTCCCcaagatcatttgaaccttgttttatttatctaaaatttcctaacattggatgctgaaggacggtctgctgcaatcatcattggaatccgtctcagaagcagaagggttatgtgatgtggaaggatcccttgactggtcagtggcaaggctCAGATCCCATCTTCATGTGGGGGTGAGGatgagtttgtgttttcccagaaaatgaaaatggcccaCGGTGGATTCCCGAGAGGCTttccggcaagctcctgctgcggagtcttgtgaaagctcaggtactggccatggtgatggcatttgagtcagaaGATCAACAGGACAAGCAAGTacattaggcctttatatattacgGAAGTATATCAGTACATTGTTAAGCACCCCTCTTTTATCTTCCTCCTATGAGCACCAAGGTCCCGGTATTTCCCGCTTTTTCTAAGGGGCAGCTTTGCGGGGAATGGGCAGGCACTGCATGCCCCCCCTTGTTATACTAAGGGAGGCAGTTATTCCTATGGAAATTATTAGTTCAATCACTCCTCTAGATTTGAGGACTCGCTCACTTGGAtaaacctcagctccttgaattttaagcccgtgtctgcctgtgttatccccccGTTTTTCTCTCATACAGAAAACATCTCTGAAATGAATTGCACTGAGGTCAGCTGCACCCTAACGGCGTGTTGGAATGGCAATGGTGATACTGCTGTTGTCATGCGGCTGTccggaatcctgcctgtgcctgtcagggctaacggagaggcctctgttggcctgataaggcgTAAAAGAGACTTTCGCATAACATCGACCATCGTAGCCAGCATTGCTGTGGCATcggcagccaccaccacagcagcgGTGACCCTAGGACACACTAAGCAACCACTGAGCCCATGAACAAGCTTGCAGAACTGACCACCCGAGCAATGGAACAGAACTGGATAGCTGAACACACgcaggtgggcatgcttatgTTGTAACAGCAGGTTGATATGTTGGCAGAggagcagcagatgctgtgggatATGGTTAGGGCCTCTTGTTCTCCATCATATGTCTTTATGTGTGTGAcacctgtgcaagtgcaaaatgtttcccaagcccgggaactgctgtctgctcattgctactgagctaaagatactcctagccatgcaacagggttaccagcctccccagtatggtttgtgcagctgcagcaggcaacacattgaatggcagccagtgatgggtaagatggaccgggcactgaccaacctaagacaggggctccgtcatgctacggagattcccgatgacgggtaaggctgataacctgagagtccacaacagaagtcaggcacattcaagtctgctttaaaacaaaaaaaggaggacctgttgtgggctaaggagttgattaggacttgttgggctgggcaggaacaggaactgggcttgtagctaaaaacacctggactaattggactcatctgtacccaatactctactaaatgaggatgtgggggaagaatatataaggagaggtgaaggagcaatagagGCTTCGCAGGGAcctccaccatcactggtctcctgtgggtgcttcatccAGAGACCCTCTctctgtccacgttactggctgtGCTGGCCATAGCAGATCACTATTACCTCCAGTGAACTGAGGCTCCATCACCAGCCTCTCTCCAGCAAAATGATAAAGTTGGCAGTAGCTGGGTGTTGTTTTAAAGTAAAATGGAAAAGCAGAGTGGATGCAAAGAAAACCATGATGTGGAAGCTATATTCTCTTGTTTCCAACAGGCTGCAAAAGCAGCCAGCCCCAGGGCCTTAGCACCATGTGTGCGTGGCTAGGACGGAGCTGGGAAGCTTCCCAGGTCCCCACAGCATTCGCTGCAGACTTGGGCGACACAACTCCCTTGTCAGAAAGCAgctaggaaacagcccagagcctGCAGAGTGGCCATTTGACACCACTTCCTTCACAGGACCAGGACCGTGGGGAAGAGCTTGGTTCCCAAACTGCAGTTCTGTGCCTTTAAGGCAAGTCTGCTCCCATggtctctgcatctctgcctggACACTTTGCCTCCAGGGTGCAGGTGGAATGTCCTGGATCCCACATGCTTGTGGCCAAGAGTGTTTCTTACTACAGTTCACATTTTATTGTGGGGTCCTCGCCCACAAGTCAGAGATATCTTGGTAGCTTTGTTTCATGCGGTGGTACTCTGCAGGACACAAGCATGGGAGCCGAGCAGGAGCCTATTAGCCAAGCATGGCAACAGCAGCCGcagctacactccaggagccactgcactgCCTTGTCGAGAGGCGGAGCGTAACCCATTTGGTTACTTCAGAAATAAGACAAAATGGGGGCTGCcatggtggcacagcacgttaggctgctgctctacttccgatccaactccctctTAACATCacacactgggaaagcagtgcaaggtgccccaagtccctgggcccctgcgcccacaggggagacccagaagcagctcctggctgctgagcagctgctgatcagctcagctctggcctttgcagcctttCCAGGAACAAGACGAAgacctctcttttccttctctgtgaaatctacttttcaaataaataaaattttttaaagatttgtttttattggaaagtcatatatacagagaggaggagagatagattcactccaggtggccgcaatggccagagctgagccaatccaaagccaggagccagctcttcctggtctcccgtgtgggtgcagggtcccaaggctttgggccgtcctccactgctttcccagggcacaagcagggagctgggtgggaagcatggccactaggataagaactggcacccatatgggatcctggcgcatacaaggcaaggactttggctgctggaTTACTGCGCCAGTGcctcagaaaattttttttcttaaacctcCAAGTTGTGTGCATGCGAGGAAACATGCTGACCATAGGTGACTGAAGAGTCCCTGGATTGTCTCCCGGAATCCCCAAggccctgtcccac
The sequence above is a segment of the Ochotona princeps isolate mOchPri1 chromosome 4, mOchPri1.hap1, whole genome shotgun sequence genome. Coding sequences within it:
- the C4H11orf24 gene encoding uncharacterized protein C11orf24 homolog, with protein sequence MWASLVLLWLACLSLTEGHVVSTAARTLVRREISGEADPEGSNKMSANNTAVTPAPGMMTTGTSVASHTSTEVTAGTANSSHTAASASTRDTTRTMTTVMATMPITGRVASVAPSSTTSRLTTPGPTTPGPMSVWTTPPVTSTGLPPSSTAVAQVPNSMLPSTAPPAAPATHALSTAVTSTDMSRPMGSPGNGTASPQAQGPTSPQPTPTPSPTAPRPTPTPSPTAPESTPTPSPTTPEPTPTPSPTTPEPTPTPSPTTLEPTPTPTPSPTTPEPTPTPTSSSLLPSTAVTTTKPHSKEPTSGAVPAPSTQLTPQVQTTPPHPTSPGGPATARTSEQVETKATASSSSSSGVSPPLPATDSCPPSTRGPYLVVTTRPLTPLPVNKAILLVVLMLGVALFVSVLVLFALQAYESYRKKDYTQVDYLINGMYADSEM